One region of Clavibacter michiganensis subsp. tessellarius genomic DNA includes:
- a CDS encoding permease → MRTGLVTGLALVLLLLALRAASPALGDSVLPDRLQDLVTLSVSVIVESLPFVILGIVLSIVVQVWVPPGVIERRLPRNPFARRACISFLGMALPVCECGNVPLARGLVVRGFTVPESITFLLAAPILNPITIITTHAAFGWDGWILVARLVGGFLIANVVGWLFSLHPDPDRLLTDEFRAECALPDPHAHGGARVRKSISLFGREATTIMPALVIGSLLAGLIQVAVPREVLVTLGGSPILSVLALMLLAFVVSVCSNVDAFFVLSFGSVFLPGGIVAFLVFGPVIDVKMLALMRTTYSTRTLVMITSVVALISLALGWGVNAIA, encoded by the coding sequence ATCCGCACCGGTCTCGTCACGGGCCTCGCCCTCGTCCTCCTGCTCCTCGCCCTCCGCGCCGCCTCCCCCGCGCTCGGCGACAGCGTCCTGCCCGACCGCCTGCAGGACCTCGTCACCCTCTCGGTCAGCGTCATCGTGGAGTCGCTGCCGTTCGTGATCCTCGGCATCGTCCTGTCGATCGTCGTGCAGGTGTGGGTGCCGCCCGGCGTCATCGAGCGCCGCCTGCCGCGGAACCCCTTCGCGCGCCGCGCCTGCATCTCGTTCCTCGGCATGGCGCTGCCGGTCTGCGAGTGCGGCAACGTGCCGCTCGCCCGCGGCCTGGTGGTGCGCGGGTTCACGGTGCCGGAGTCGATCACGTTCCTGCTGGCCGCGCCGATCCTCAACCCGATCACCATCATCACGACGCACGCGGCCTTCGGCTGGGACGGCTGGATCCTCGTGGCCCGCCTCGTCGGCGGCTTCCTCATCGCGAACGTGGTCGGCTGGCTGTTCAGCCTCCACCCCGATCCCGACCGCCTCCTCACCGACGAGTTCCGCGCCGAGTGCGCCCTGCCCGACCCGCACGCGCACGGCGGCGCCCGCGTCCGGAAGTCGATCTCGCTGTTCGGCCGCGAGGCGACCACGATCATGCCGGCGCTCGTCATCGGTTCCCTGCTGGCCGGCCTCATCCAGGTCGCGGTGCCGCGCGAGGTGCTCGTCACGCTCGGCGGCAGCCCGATCCTCTCGGTGCTCGCGCTGATGCTCCTGGCCTTCGTCGTCTCGGTCTGCTCCAACGTCGACGCGTTCTTCGTGCTCTCGTTCGGATCCGTGTTCCTGCCCGGCGGCATCGTCGCCTTCCTGGTGTTCGGCCCGGTCATCGACGTGAAGATGCTCGCGCTCATGCGCACCACCTACTCGACCCGCACGCTCGTGATGATCACCTCGGTCGTCGCGCTGATCAGCCTCGCGCTGGGATGGGGTGTCAATGCGATCGCCTGA
- a CDS encoding TIGR03943 family putative permease subunit codes for MRSPDDRTDDDRTADERPAPALRRARRRRAAGGRASSTVGLVLLAACIVSTLWLTITGQLGLYIHPRYFVFTAIMAVIGLVATVAGFALRPAEAADDHDHAHDHDGGGSASPAARRTLRARASRVAVATVVTITVVAVLVLPPRTLTQSTVTQRALNSSTVASDAAPDQELLGTSDFSTLGVKDWSQLLVQTTDPTFFTSKSVDITGFVSADPDDPDDVFYVTRFVVTCCAVDAQPVGVPVYQPGWKSTLQTDEWVEVKGPFASNPSAKSRQPLAVMPQGVTKVDQPADPYVY; via the coding sequence ATGCGATCGCCTGACGACCGGACGGACGACGACCGGACCGCCGACGAGCGGCCCGCCCCCGCCCTCCGCCGCGCGCGCCGCCGCCGCGCCGCGGGCGGCCGCGCCTCCTCCACCGTGGGCCTCGTGCTCCTCGCCGCGTGCATCGTCTCGACGCTGTGGCTCACGATCACCGGCCAGCTCGGCCTCTACATCCACCCGCGCTACTTCGTCTTCACGGCGATCATGGCGGTCATCGGCCTCGTCGCCACCGTCGCCGGCTTCGCCCTCCGCCCCGCCGAGGCGGCCGACGACCACGACCACGCGCACGACCACGACGGCGGCGGATCCGCGTCCCCCGCCGCCCGACGCACCCTCCGCGCCCGCGCCTCCCGCGTCGCCGTCGCGACGGTCGTCACGATCACGGTCGTCGCCGTCCTCGTGCTCCCGCCGCGCACGCTCACCCAGAGCACGGTGACCCAGCGGGCCCTCAACTCGAGCACGGTCGCCTCCGACGCCGCGCCCGACCAGGAGCTCCTCGGCACGAGCGACTTCTCGACCCTCGGCGTCAAGGACTGGTCGCAGCTCCTCGTGCAGACCACGGACCCCACCTTCTTCACCTCGAAGTCCGTCGACATCACGGGATTCGTCAGCGCCGACCCCGACGACCCGGACGACGTCTTCTACGTGACCCGCTTCGTCGTCACCTGCTGCGCGGTCGACGCGCAGCCGGTCGGCGTGCCCGTCTACCAGCCGGGCTGGAAGTCGACGCTCCAGACCGACGAGTGGGTCGAGGTGAAGGGTCCGTTCGCCTCGAACCCGAGCGCGAAGAGCCGGCAGCCGCTCGCCGTGATGCCGCAGGGCGTGACGAAGGTCGACCAGCCCGCCGACCCCTACGTCTACTGA
- a CDS encoding DUF2510 domain-containing protein translates to MTATPPGWFPHQTDPDIEVFWDGSAWTGERRSAQGQGDPSVEPDAYADSMPSAGPRNPGHRRPSAAPFRSVRELVGPGLAFVSSVRGRWIVGGLVFLLLLVAVVVPVTIGGIETQQREQATAREAQVRADRLANDARSDALVSREETLDDVREFLLTDLSYAPEDIVADLADATKDLESVSVTDTSAINSAVSRVKNGMTTVGKPYTWSMSCMDTAHQTHQFPDFRSVWASTLPLSRCESGTKSGTFYTETQRAALASGAISSLEGNGTLQSICAELGFGSYAGMESYSTSQAKELAGALTVCPEHPKAADVRARVDNSIAEDAAIAEGRAFGEGVKRIGEVIQPGTYVTEGELDGCYWERTDAAGEIIDNNFINDGLRAEVIIRPGDYSFSSTRCGTWRKQ, encoded by the coding sequence GTGACAGCGACTCCGCCCGGTTGGTTTCCCCATCAAACCGATCCTGACATCGAGGTGTTCTGGGACGGCTCCGCGTGGACGGGGGAACGGCGAAGCGCTCAGGGCCAGGGGGATCCGAGCGTCGAGCCGGATGCCTACGCCGATTCGATGCCGTCAGCCGGGCCGCGAAACCCTGGGCATCGTCGTCCATCGGCTGCTCCGTTTCGCAGCGTCCGCGAACTCGTCGGCCCTGGTCTGGCTTTCGTTAGCTCAGTTCGAGGGCGGTGGATCGTCGGCGGCCTCGTCTTCTTGCTTCTCCTCGTGGCGGTCGTCGTCCCCGTCACCATCGGCGGCATCGAGACACAACAGAGGGAGCAGGCGACAGCCCGAGAGGCGCAAGTGCGTGCTGACCGTCTGGCCAACGACGCCCGGTCGGATGCACTCGTGTCTCGCGAAGAGACCCTCGATGACGTCCGTGAGTTCCTGCTCACGGACCTCAGCTACGCGCCGGAGGACATCGTCGCTGATCTGGCCGATGCGACCAAGGATTTGGAGAGCGTCTCGGTCACTGACACGAGTGCCATCAATTCCGCGGTCTCCCGCGTGAAGAACGGCATGACGACCGTGGGAAAGCCATACACATGGTCCATGTCCTGCATGGACACCGCTCATCAGACCCATCAATTTCCCGACTTCCGTTCCGTGTGGGCGTCGACGCTGCCACTCAGTCGTTGTGAGTCCGGCACCAAGAGCGGCACGTTCTACACCGAGACGCAGAGGGCTGCGCTGGCGTCCGGCGCGATCAGCAGCCTCGAAGGCAACGGCACCTTGCAGAGCATCTGTGCCGAGCTGGGATTCGGCAGCTACGCCGGCATGGAGAGCTACAGCACGAGTCAGGCCAAGGAGCTCGCCGGTGCTCTCACCGTCTGCCCGGAGCATCCCAAGGCGGCTGACGTGCGAGCGCGCGTGGACAACTCCATCGCGGAGGACGCTGCCATCGCGGAGGGGCGCGCGTTCGGCGAAGGTGTGAAGCGCATCGGCGAAGTCATCCAGCCGGGCACTTATGTCACGGAGGGGGAACTCGACGGCTGCTACTGGGAGCGGACGGATGCGGCTGGCGAGATCATCGACAACAACTTCATCAACGACGGTCTGCGCGCAGAGGTGATCATCCGACCGGGTGATTACTCCTTCAGCTCCACCAGGTGCGGCACGTGGCGTAAGCAGTGA
- a CDS encoding PadR family transcriptional regulator — MRTHDQHADHDPRHDHHHDHHDRSRDGVPADRHEPRMQHHRGGRPRIMPGHPLARGFHPGEGGSGFPGFPGAGGFPGMGGFPGMGGFGGPGFGPGRGRGGRGRARRGDVRLAILSLLAEEPSNGYGLITGIAAKSEGAWRPSPGSVYPTLQQLVDEDLIVADETGSKSVYSLTDAGRAHVEENRAGIDAAWAATTDRSEGEDAFQTSLMKLAGVIKPLMHDATDAQRQAAAAKLDETRRALYAILAD, encoded by the coding sequence ATGCGCACCCACGACCAGCACGCGGACCACGACCCGCGCCACGACCACCACCACGACCACCACGACCGCTCCCGCGACGGCGTCCCCGCCGACCGCCACGAGCCCCGCATGCAGCACCACCGCGGCGGCCGCCCGCGCATCATGCCCGGCCACCCGCTCGCCCGCGGCTTCCACCCGGGCGAGGGCGGATCCGGGTTCCCGGGCTTCCCCGGCGCCGGCGGCTTCCCCGGCATGGGCGGCTTCCCGGGCATGGGCGGCTTCGGCGGCCCCGGCTTCGGCCCGGGACGCGGACGCGGCGGACGCGGTCGCGCCCGCCGCGGCGACGTCCGCCTCGCGATCCTCTCCCTCCTCGCGGAGGAGCCCTCGAACGGCTACGGCCTCATCACCGGCATCGCCGCGAAGAGCGAGGGCGCCTGGCGGCCGAGCCCCGGATCCGTCTACCCCACGCTCCAGCAGCTCGTCGACGAGGACCTCATCGTCGCCGACGAGACCGGATCCAAGAGCGTCTACTCCCTCACCGACGCGGGCCGCGCCCACGTCGAGGAGAACCGCGCGGGCATCGACGCCGCCTGGGCCGCGACCACCGACCGCTCCGAGGGCGAGGACGCGTTCCAGACGAGCCTCATGAAGCTCGCCGGCGTGATCAAGCCGCTCATGCACGACGCGACCGACGCCCAGCGCCAGGCTGCGGCGGCGAAGCTCGACGAGACGCGGCGCGCGCTGTACGCGATCCTCGCCGACTGA
- a CDS encoding molybdopterin-dependent oxidoreductase, giving the protein MTRAALRAWSAFLGVVAALAVLAVAEIAAAFVAPAASPVLAVGALVIDLVPAGVKDAVIALFGTGDKVALIVVLGVVVLAAAALAGILQVRRPPLGVVVLALFAGVAVLAATTRAGATGAAAIPTIVGMIAGVFVLHRGADRLRDWRDASARASSYAAQTAEPVRGIARPAARAPLTAGSGARVERRTFLLMTVVAGAASVVAGSVARGVNAAAARVDDFRRTLVLPRAATPAAAIPASAELGVPGLAPFLTPAADFYRIDTALQVPSVDAASWTLRITGMVEQEVEITFAELLALPLEEHVTTLTCVSNEVGGDLIGNALWLGYPIRLLLERARPTAGADMVLSTSQDGWTASTPLEALTDPDRAAILAVGMNGEPLPQEHGFPVRMVVPGLYGYVSATKWVTELKVTTFAEDVAYWSTRGWTERGPIKTGSRIDTPRSGARVDAGRTAIAGMAWAQHTGIEKVEVRVDEGDWVEATLGDGVGTDTWRQWSYAWDAASGSHSVEVRATDTTGATQTSDEAPPAPDGATGWHRITVGVS; this is encoded by the coding sequence GTGACCCGCGCGGCCCTCCGCGCGTGGTCGGCGTTCCTGGGGGTCGTCGCGGCGCTCGCCGTGCTGGCCGTCGCCGAGATCGCGGCGGCCTTCGTCGCGCCCGCGGCCAGCCCGGTGCTCGCGGTCGGCGCGCTCGTCATCGACCTCGTGCCCGCGGGCGTCAAGGACGCGGTGATCGCCCTGTTCGGCACGGGCGACAAGGTCGCCCTCATCGTGGTGCTCGGCGTCGTGGTGCTCGCCGCGGCCGCGCTCGCCGGCATCCTCCAGGTGCGCCGCCCGCCGCTCGGCGTGGTCGTGCTCGCGCTGTTCGCCGGCGTCGCCGTGCTCGCCGCCACCACGCGCGCCGGGGCCACGGGCGCCGCGGCGATCCCCACCATCGTCGGCATGATCGCGGGCGTCTTCGTCCTCCACCGCGGCGCCGACCGCCTCCGCGACTGGCGCGACGCCTCCGCCCGCGCGTCCTCCTACGCCGCGCAGACCGCGGAGCCCGTGCGCGGCATCGCCCGCCCGGCCGCCCGCGCGCCGCTCACCGCGGGATCCGGCGCGCGCGTCGAGCGGCGCACCTTCCTCCTCATGACGGTCGTGGCCGGCGCCGCCTCCGTGGTCGCCGGATCCGTGGCCCGCGGGGTCAACGCCGCCGCGGCCCGCGTGGACGACTTCCGCCGCACCCTCGTGCTCCCGCGCGCGGCGACGCCCGCCGCCGCGATCCCCGCGTCCGCCGAGCTCGGCGTCCCCGGGCTCGCCCCCTTCCTCACGCCCGCGGCCGACTTCTACCGGATCGACACCGCGCTGCAGGTGCCGTCGGTCGACGCGGCCTCCTGGACGCTGCGGATCACCGGCATGGTCGAGCAGGAGGTCGAGATCACCTTCGCCGAGCTGCTCGCCCTCCCGCTCGAGGAGCACGTGACGACCCTCACCTGCGTCTCGAACGAGGTCGGCGGCGACCTCATCGGCAACGCGCTGTGGCTCGGGTACCCCATCCGGCTGCTGCTCGAGCGCGCCCGCCCCACCGCGGGTGCCGACATGGTGCTCTCCACGAGCCAGGACGGCTGGACCGCCAGCACGCCGCTCGAGGCGCTCACGGATCCCGACCGCGCGGCGATCCTCGCGGTCGGCATGAACGGCGAGCCGCTCCCGCAGGAGCACGGCTTCCCGGTGCGGATGGTGGTGCCCGGCCTGTACGGCTACGTCTCCGCCACGAAGTGGGTCACCGAGCTGAAGGTCACGACCTTCGCCGAGGACGTCGCGTACTGGTCGACCCGCGGCTGGACCGAGCGCGGCCCGATCAAGACCGGCTCCCGCATCGACACCCCGCGCTCCGGCGCGCGCGTCGACGCGGGCCGCACGGCGATCGCCGGCATGGCCTGGGCGCAGCACACCGGCATCGAGAAGGTGGAGGTGCGCGTCGACGAGGGCGACTGGGTCGAGGCGACGTTGGGCGACGGCGTGGGCACGGACACCTGGCGGCAGTGGTCGTATGCCTGGGACGCGGCGAGCGGATCCCACAGCGTGGAGGTGCGCGCGACCGACACCACGGGCGCCACGCAGACCTCCGACGAGGCGCCGCCCGCCCCCGACGGCGCGACGGGCTGGCACCGGATCACCGTCGGCGTCTCCTGA
- a CDS encoding sensor histidine kinase — MTPDSFLIVVLTALVCAAIVGLGASVLLRLLRRRSLVLQICVVALAAVLSVVGGMVAVTAGMLVDDAGLTAFLSVAAVSALVSLVMAAMLGMTLVRGSRELGRYAASMGEEAAVEPGRPTSTEFAQLARELSAANRRLADARDRMEAQERSRRELIAWMSHDLRTPLAGIRAMAESLEDGMVDDEHRYFRQIRVQANRLNGMVDDLFELSRINSGSLELAVERVSLYDVVSDTVAELGPVAQARQVDLRGVTAHDDLVVQGDPRELSRVVGNLVMNAIQQSLPGGRIVISAHRDSGNLAVLSVEDTAGGIPEADLPRVFDAGWRSTGSRTPRAYGASAAAKAALGPDFPAPSAEAAAPDPAVQAEGSHDGGYASGGGGAGLGLAIVRGIVRAHDGDVTVQNIDGGCRFDVILPYSKPVAP, encoded by the coding sequence GTGACCCCCGACTCCTTCCTCATCGTCGTCCTGACGGCGCTCGTCTGCGCCGCCATCGTCGGCCTCGGCGCGAGCGTCCTGCTGCGCCTGCTCCGTCGCCGGTCGCTCGTGCTCCAGATCTGCGTCGTCGCGCTCGCCGCCGTGCTCTCGGTCGTGGGCGGCATGGTCGCCGTCACCGCCGGCATGCTCGTCGACGACGCCGGCCTCACCGCGTTCCTCTCCGTCGCCGCGGTCTCCGCCCTCGTCTCCCTCGTGATGGCCGCGATGCTCGGCATGACCCTCGTGCGCGGCAGCCGCGAGCTCGGCCGCTACGCCGCGTCGATGGGCGAGGAGGCCGCGGTCGAGCCCGGCCGCCCCACGAGCACCGAGTTCGCGCAGCTGGCCCGCGAGCTGAGCGCGGCCAACCGCCGCCTCGCCGACGCCCGCGACCGCATGGAGGCGCAGGAGCGCAGCCGCCGCGAGCTCATCGCGTGGATGTCGCACGACCTGCGCACGCCGCTCGCCGGGATCCGCGCCATGGCCGAGTCGCTCGAGGACGGCATGGTCGACGACGAGCACCGCTACTTCCGCCAGATCCGCGTGCAGGCGAACCGCCTCAACGGCATGGTCGACGACCTGTTCGAGCTGTCCCGGATCAACTCCGGCAGCCTCGAGCTCGCCGTCGAGCGCGTCTCCCTCTACGACGTCGTGAGCGACACCGTCGCCGAGCTCGGCCCGGTCGCCCAGGCGCGCCAGGTCGACCTCCGCGGCGTGACCGCGCACGACGACCTCGTGGTGCAGGGCGATCCCCGCGAGCTGTCGCGCGTGGTCGGCAACCTCGTCATGAACGCCATCCAGCAGTCGCTGCCGGGCGGCCGCATCGTCATCTCCGCGCACCGCGACTCCGGCAACCTCGCCGTGCTCTCGGTCGAGGACACCGCGGGCGGCATCCCCGAGGCCGACCTCCCGCGCGTGTTCGACGCCGGCTGGCGCAGCACCGGATCCCGCACCCCGCGCGCGTACGGCGCGAGCGCCGCCGCGAAGGCCGCGCTCGGACCCGACTTCCCGGCCCCGTCCGCGGAGGCCGCGGCGCCGGATCCCGCCGTGCAGGCGGAGGGCTCGCACGACGGCGGCTACGCGTCGGGCGGCGGCGGCGCGGGCCTGGGCCTCGCGATCGTGCGCGGCATCGTCCGCGCGCACGACGGCGACGTGACCGTCCAGAACATCGACGGCGGCTGCCGCTTCGACGTGATCCTGCCGTACAGCAAGCCGGTCGCCCCGTGA